A window of Variovorax paradoxus genomic DNA:
AAAATATGAGGTCCGACGAAGTAGTAGATACGGAAGCCCTCCAACTCCAACTCTCTTGCGAACTTGTCTTCGTAAGACCGAATCAGCCAGACATTCGCAGTTGGACCTCTGCCGAAGTAGGTAATTTCGGCGGTCTTGTGGCCCGTCAGAATCTTCGCGCGTTCTGCCTCCATCACTTTCTCGATGTCATTGGCCCGGTTCGGCAGCGTTGGGAAGTCGCGCCCGAATGCCAGCCTCGATTCCACGGGTGCAGTCAGCACATAGCGCCCGAAGCACAGCAGCTTGGTGTGCTCGAAAAGTTTCTCGATGCGTCGGCTCATGTTTGAAGTGCCGCCGTCATCGATTCGCCGAGCGGCCGCTGCGTCCCGAAACTCATCTCTCTGTTCCTTCACCTGAGCGCCACGGCCTCGGCGGGCGCACCGGGAACGGCCACGCGAAACTTGAAGCCTTCGAGCAGCTTGTCCCACAGCGCGATGGCCTCTTCGTCGTTGAGCGAGGAGGCCTCGGCCGCGCCCACGCGGTCGGAGGCGACCTTGCTGAACATGGTCACGTCGAGGTTGCCAGGGCGCGCGACGTTGCCGGATTCGCCGACGAACATCCACTCGAAGTCGTGCGAGCCATCGGCCATGCGCACCAGCGATTCCTCGCCGTCCCAACCGTGGACTTTCTTCTTTCCCTCGCGCAGCGTCGTCAGCTTTGGGTAGTTGCTGCCTGCCTCGCGCTTGCGGTCGTTGATGAGCTTGAGCAAGCCGTAGCCATTGCTGCCTTTGGTGCTCTGGCTCTGGTTACTTTGGACGCTGAAAACTACGTCGGGCAGGGCGGCCATATGCAGGCCTGCTTGAGAGAACGCCGCACCTTGAGAGCCATCGACCCGGGTGAATCCATATTTATGGCACAGGCCCTGATCGGGTGGAACGTCATCGGGCATGCGCAGGCGCAGGTTTCTGGCGGTCTCCGCCGCATCTCGAAGAATCGACTCAGCGGTGAAGCCGCCATCTGTCGCGCTTCCGCCAAGGAAGATGTGGGGCCCGACCACGTAAAAGGTCTGGAAACTCTCCAAGTCGTATTTCTTCGCAGATACGCTCTTGAAGGAGCGAATCAGCCAAAGGCTCGGCGCCGGCCCCTTGCCGTAATAAGTGATCTCGGCGGTCTTGTCTGCCTCGAGTATTTCAGCTCGGGCGGCGGCCATTACTTTCTCGATGTCGTTGGCTCGGTTCGGCAACGTCGGGAAGTCTCGCCCGAATGCCAGCCTCGATTCCACGGGTGCAGTCAGCACATAGCGGCCGAAGCACAGCAGCTTGGTGTGCTCGAACAGTTTCTCGATGCGTCGGCTCATGCTTGAAGTGCCGCCGTCATCGATTCTCCGAGCAGCCGCTGCGTCCTGAAACTCATCTCTCTGCTCCTTCACTTGATCGCCACGGCCTCGGCGGGCGCACCGGGAACGGCCACGCGAAACTTGAAGCCTTCGAGCAGCTTGTCCCATAGCGCGATGGCCTCTTCGTCGTTGAGCGAGGAGGCTTCGGCCGCGCCCACGCGGTCGGAGGCGACCTTGCTGAACATGGTCACGTCTAGGTTGCCGGGGCGCGCAACGCTGCCGCCGTTCTCGCCGATAAACATCCACTCGAAGTCATGCGAGCCGTCGGCCATGCGCACCAGCGATTCCTCGCCGTCCCAGCCGTGGACTTTCTTTTTTCCCTCGCGCAGCGTTGTCAGCTGCGGGTAGTTGCTGCCTGCCTCGCGCTTGCGGTCGTTGATGAGCTTGAGAAGGCCGTAGCCGTTGCTTCCCGTGGTGCTCTGGGTCTGGTTGCTCTGGACACTGAACACTACGTCGGGCAGGGCGGCGATGTGCAGGCCGGCCTGGGTGAAGACGTTGCCCTTGGAGCCGTCGAGCCGCTTGAAGCCGTACTGGTGGCACAGGCCTTGATCGATGGGCACTTCGTCGGGTTCTCGTGTGCGCAGATTCCTGGCGGTCTCGATTGCGTTCGCGAGGATCGAATCGGCCGTCACGTTGTAGCTCTTGGCCGTGGCGTTCCCGCCTACGAAGATGTGCGGGCCTACGACGTAGTAAAGCTCGAAGCTTTCCAGCTCAAGCTCTTTTGCGAATTTGTCCCCGAAGGAACGTATCAACCACGTTTCCGGAGCTGGTCCTTTGCCGAAGTAGGTAACTTCGGCAGTCTTGTGACCCGCCAAAATCTTTGCGCGCTTGTTCTCCATTACCTTCTCGATGTCGTTGGCTTGGTTGGGCAATGTCGGGAAGTCGCGCCCGAACGCCAACCTCGATTCCATGGGGGCAGTCAGCACATAGCGGCCGAAGCACAGCAGCTTTGTGTGCTCGAACAGTTTCTCAATGCGTCGGTTCATCCTGGGATCTTTCTTTGTCGGGTTTCAGTACTTCTCCGCCCACCACGCCGAATCGAAGTCTGCTGCGATGCGAACGATGCCGTAGAGCGTGGCCGCACTGGCGTTGGCGTCGCCATAGCTGCCCTGGTGGTCGTAGCCTGTTTGCACGCACTTGACCTTGGCGCGCACCTTGGCGGCGCTGCGCTCCACAGGCACCGTGCCGTCGCTGGGTGTCATAGGTGGCTGTAGCTTCAGCTTGAGTACCTCCCCGCCGTCACCCTTCACTCGCAAGGTGCCCTCGCCGTTGTCGCCTTTGTGCCCGGGCATGAGCGTCCACGTCAGCGGGTCGCCCGCGATGACCGGATCGCCGTCAACGACGCGCCACACGAGGTCGTTCCAGGCCGGCTGCCGCGGGTCGCTACCGTAGTGCGCGTAGGTACGTTGATGGAAGGTGTTCTCGATGGCATTGGCGAAATCCATCGCCAGCTTGATGCGCCTAGTGGTCGCGTCCGGACCGATCTGGTCATTCGGCTTGCCACCTTCTTCCTTCGGCTTCTCGGCCTGCTTCGCCGGATCGATCCAATCCGGATTGATCAACCGCCACCACTTGTCCCGATCCAGCGTATAGATCTCGCTCACCGCATCGCCCTGCGGCAGCTTCGCCAGGAACTTGCCGTTGTCGTCCTGCACCTGCAGCCACTGCGTGCCGTACGCCGCCGCGGGCAGCAACTCGAGACCGCCCTGCGCATTGGCCAGCACGGCGGTCACTTCCTCGCCGTTGTCGCCCAGCACGCTCTGCGTGATGCTGCCCACCACCTGCGCCTGCAGGTGCCACCAGGGCTTGTTGCTGCCCTCGAAGCCCGCGCGCATGCGCTTGTACGCCGCCGCCGCGCCGGTGGTGGGCATCACCCCGTGCACCACGCCCAGGATCCGGTGCCGGATGCCGCCGTATTCCGCATGCATCAACGCCCGCGCGAGGATGCCGCCCATGCTGTGGGTCACGAGGATCACGCCCGGGCAGTCGAAGCCGTTGTGGTTGTAGGTGTCGATGAGCCGCTCGATCTTCTCCGCCAGCGACTTGGCCTCCTGGCCGTTGCTCTTGAGCCAGTTGTAGCCGAAGGCATGCACCGGATACCAGCATTCGCCGATCTTGCGCAGGTCGTCCTCGCTCAGCGGCTGCGCGTCGTGGTGGACGCCGAAGCTCGACGGCGCCCGGCCCACCAGCGCTTCCGGGTTGTCCTTGTCGAGCCAGGCCGGCGAGACGACGTACTTGTTTTTTTCGCGGCGCAGGATGTCGTTGAGCTGGCGCTCCATCAGCTGGAGGATGCCGCCGTAGGCCTCGAACATCACTTCGCTCCAGCCGCGCGCGCGGGCCTTCTGCGCGGCGGTGAAGCTCTGCCGATTCTGCGCAAGCGGGTGGTTCGGGTCGGCCTTCGGGTCGGTCACCAGCAGCTTGCTGACATCGCCCAGGTCATGCGGCACGTTGTCGTGGCGCTGGTCGGAGCTGATGGTTGTGTTGCCGGTGGCGTCGAAGCGGCTGGTTTTCTTTCCTTCGAGTTTTTCGCCCGTGGCCTCGTAGATGTCCACTTCCACGGCGTCGGGGTCCAGGCGCATCTGCCGGGCCGCGGCGCTCGCGGTGCGCCGGGTAAAGGCGTCTCCTTTCTTGTCGGGCCCCCACGCGAGGTTGTCGGTGCGCTTGAGCAGTTCCTGCCGCTCCCGGGTCAGGCGCAGGTTGCTGCCCATGATGCCGGGCAGGAACACGATGGGAATGAGCTTGCCCGGGGGCACGCGCACGCGGATCTTTCGCTTGTCGCTGACCGGTGTTGTGACGGCAGTGACTTCGGCAAAGTTGTCCATGCCCAGGCTGAAGTCCAGCCAGATGTCCTCTTCTTCTCCCTGCACCGCCATCACTCGGCCCTCCCTCGCCACTTGATCTTGTAGACCTCCGGTCCATCCGAGCGCTGTTGCTGAGTGGTGCCGGCGGTATTCGTGATCTCGTCGCCTTCCTGGCCGCCGGGCTCGCCGTTGCGCAGAAGCTCGAACACCTGCCTCGCCGCAAGCGTGTTCTCCTCGTCGATGTGATGGAACAGCACCTCCTGGTCGAAGCGGGTCTGCACGTCATGGTTCATCTTCTCGGGCGTGCGGCTGTCGGGGCCCATGTTGCTGTGCCTTGCCGCATGCTCGCGCCACAGGCCGCGGGTGCCGTGCACGATGCCCGACGCATTCCAGCAGGTGTAGCTGGAGCCGCCGTTGATGACGACTTCCTCCACTGCGGTGATGGTGATGCGGTTGGCTTCCTGCCGGATGTTCAGCTTGGCGAGGATGTTGATGCCGTTCTTCAGCGCGACGACGTCGATGTCCGCTTGCGCGGCCACCAGCTTCATGCCGGCCTTGTAGGCGAACAGGCGCACCGCGTTCCTGGCCGAGACCAGGAAGCTTTTGGCCGCGGCGATGCTGGTGTGGCCGCCGCTGGTGAGCGCGTTGTGCCCGGCGCTCATGAAATGGCTGGAGCCCTGCGCGGTGGTCTGGATGCCCGAAGGGCTGGCCAGGGTCAAATGCGGCTGGCTGAACTCGGGAAACTCGCGGCCCGGCGCACCGCCGTTGCCGCCGTCATTGGCGCCTCTGATCGCGTCGTTCTGTTGCTTGAGCGCCTTGGCGACTTCGTCCTGGTCGCCGCTTTGGTGGGCTCCGGCATCGAGCGCCATCCGGCACATGCCCTCGTGCAGTTCGCGTGCCTGCGTGAGCCGCGCGACGGTCTCGCCCATGTCGGTGACGTGTGCCCGCGCGTTCGGCCTGGGCTCGGTGCTGACCAGCAATCCCTGCGCGGCACGCAGCACGCCATGGCCGTCGGTGCGCAGCTCGAAGCCCTGGCCGCGGTCGTCCTTGCGGCCCGCGGTGTCTTCGATGCGGCCGATGTGCCCAAGGCTCAGGCTGCTGCATTGGTGGTCGCTCTTGAGCTGGGCCTGCACCTTGCCCGCGCTGTCGTCCAGCACCAGGTGGTTGCCGCGCAGGCTGCCGCCCAGCTCGCGGCTGCGCATGCTTGTCAGGTGGGTTTCGCGGGGCAGCTGCCATGCGGGCATGGCGTCGGCGTTGTGGAAGCGGCCGACGACGATGGGGTGGTCGGGGTCGCCGTCCAGAAAGTCGACGACCACCTCCTGTCCTATGCGAGGCAGCGCCGCCGTGCCGAAGTGGCCGCCGGCCCAGCCGTGCGATACGCGCAGCCAGCACGAGGCGTTTTCGTCTGCGCGCCCCAGCCGGTCCCAGCGGAACCGCACCTTGATGCGGCCGTGCTGGTCGGTCCAGATTTCGTGGCCTGCCGGCCCGACCACCACGGCGGTCTGCGGCCCGCCGGTGCGCGGCTTGGGCGTGGTGCGCGGCGCGCGCCAGGCCATGCTGGTGGGCTGCGCATCGAAGGCAAAGCGCTGGATGGAGCCGCCGGACGTGTCGCCCGTGCCTTCGGTTGCCCGCAGGTTCTCCTGCAGGTGATAGGCGACGCCCAGCAGCAGGTATTGCCGGTTCTGCGCCTCGCACGGATGGCCCGCCAGCCGCAGCGTGTGGCCCGGCGCCAGCGAGCGCAGGTTGGAGCGGCCATGGGCTTGGTTGCGCGCGCTGAGCAGTTCTTCGTTGCGGGTCTGCGCGTATGCGTCGCCGTCGCTGTTCAGCAGGTAGTGGCCGGGCCATTCGAAGACTTCGTGGTCGTCGTGATCGTGGCCGGGCGGCATCTGGCGCCGGCTCTTCAGGTCGGCCTTGGGTTTTTCGAAATCGTAGTCGTCGCTGCCGTAGCGGCCGGAGCGCAGTTCCTCGCCCGTCTCCCAGGCGTAGATGCGCTCGGCGGGCTCCTCGCCCCCGGTCATGCCGGATTGCTCGTGCGGGTGATAGCGCACCGTTTCGCCGCCGGGCAGGGGGCTGTGCGAATTGGCGATGTCGTCCGCGAACACCAGCACGTGCTGCGTGGCTTCGTGCCGCACGTAGTAGTAGATGCCCTCGTGCTCGCACAGGCGCGAGACGAAATCGAAGTCGCTCTCGCCGTACTGCACGCAGTAGGTCCAATTGCGGTAGTTGCGCGAGAGCTTCTGCTCGAAGGGATGGCCGTAACGCTCCAGCACTTCGGCCACGATCTCGGGAACGCCGCGGTCCTGGAAGATCCGGTAGTCGTGCCGCTTCGTGGCCAGCCAGAACCACGGGCGCAGCCGCATGGCGTAGAAGGCGTGCCGCGCGTCCTCGCGCGCAAGGCCGAAGCGCGTGACGATGCCGGCTAGATGCCGCGTGCCGCCGTGGCCGGTCTGCATCGACACGGTGGCGGCCTTGCCGAGCAGGGCCTTGGCGTCGATAGTGTTGCTGTTGCCGAGCAACTCGACGTCGAAGGCATTCGCCTGGCTCAGCGCCTCGCGCCCGACCAGCCGATGGAACTGCAGCGCCTCGCCCATGGGCGTGGCAATGCTGACGCGGCGGCCAGCGTGGACAGACCTGGACAACAAGAATTCCCCCTGAATATTCGACTGCTCGAATCGAAATAGTTATTCAGGATTATTTGCGCGAGAACAGGCCGTGGAGGCTGGCGCCCCTTGAAGAGCAGTGCCAATGCGTGAAGAAATGCGCGCCGCATGTTGCGCGCGCAGCCGCCTTTATGCGGAGAAGAATAAAAGCCGCGCCGCGTCAGGCCACGCGGTTCAGCAGCGGCTCGTTGCGCACCCAGCGTCCCAGGTTGTCGAGGAACATGCCGGCCACGCGCGTTTCGTTGCCATCCGAATGGCCGGCGGTATGGGGCGTGACGATCACGTTCGGCAACTCCCACAGCGGGGACGCGGCCGACAGGGGCTCGTGCGCGAACACGTCGAGGTAAGCGCCGGCCAGCGCGCCGCCGCGCAGGGCATCGATGAGCGCCGGCTCGTCGACCACCTCGCCGCGCGCGACGTTCACCACTCGCGCACCTGCAGGCATGGTCGCGAGCGCCTTCGCATCGACGAGGCCGCGCGTGCGCTCGCTGAGCGGGCAGGCCAGCAGCAGCCAGTCGGCCTGCGGCAGCACGGTGTGCAGTTGCTCGTAGCTCACGCTTCGGTGCGCCGGCGCGGCGGCCGGGGCCTCGCTGCCGCGCACGCTGACGATGCGCAGGCCCAGCGCGGCCAGCAATGTGCCCAGGCCCTGGCCGATCGGCCCCCAGCCGACGATGACGGCGGTCTGCCCCGCAAGGTCGCGTGGCAGGCCGCTGCCGATGAGCGGCGACCATGCATGCGCGCGCTGCGCGGCCAGCAACTGCGGAAACTGCCGCGCCAGCATCAGCACGCCGGCCAGCGCCGTCTGCACTACCACGCCGGCATTGGCGCCCGAC
This region includes:
- a CDS encoding T6SS immunity protein Tli4 family protein, which encodes MSRRIEKLFEHTKLLCFGRYVLTAPVESRLAFGRDFPTLPNRANDIEKVMAAARAEILEADKTAEITYYGKGPAPSLWLIRSFKSVSAKKYDLESFQTFYVVGPHIFLGGSATDGGFTAESILRDAAETARNLRLRMPDDVPPDQGLCHKYGFTRVDGSQGAAFSQAGLHMAALPDVVFSVQSNQSQSTKGSNGYGLLKLINDRKREAGSNYPKLTTLREGKKKVHGWDGEESLVRMADGSHDFEWMFVGESGNVARPGNLDVTMFSKVASDRVGAAEASSLNDEEAIALWDKLLEGFKFRVAVPGAPAEAVALR
- a CDS encoding T6SS immunity protein Tli4 family protein; protein product: MNRRIEKLFEHTKLLCFGRYVLTAPMESRLAFGRDFPTLPNQANDIEKVMENKRAKILAGHKTAEVTYFGKGPAPETWLIRSFGDKFAKELELESFELYYVVGPHIFVGGNATAKSYNVTADSILANAIETARNLRTREPDEVPIDQGLCHQYGFKRLDGSKGNVFTQAGLHIAALPDVVFSVQSNQTQSTTGSNGYGLLKLINDRKREAGSNYPQLTTLREGKKKVHGWDGEESLVRMADGSHDFEWMFIGENGGSVARPGNLDVTMFSKVASDRVGAAEASSLNDEEAIALWDKLLEGFKFRVAVPGAPAEAVAIK
- a CDS encoding esterase/lipase family protein, giving the protein MAVQGEEEDIWLDFSLGMDNFAEVTAVTTPVSDKRKIRVRVPPGKLIPIVFLPGIMGSNLRLTRERQELLKRTDNLAWGPDKKGDAFTRRTASAAARQMRLDPDAVEVDIYEATGEKLEGKKTSRFDATGNTTISSDQRHDNVPHDLGDVSKLLVTDPKADPNHPLAQNRQSFTAAQKARARGWSEVMFEAYGGILQLMERQLNDILRREKNKYVVSPAWLDKDNPEALVGRAPSSFGVHHDAQPLSEDDLRKIGECWYPVHAFGYNWLKSNGQEAKSLAEKIERLIDTYNHNGFDCPGVILVTHSMGGILARALMHAEYGGIRHRILGVVHGVMPTTGAAAAYKRMRAGFEGSNKPWWHLQAQVVGSITQSVLGDNGEEVTAVLANAQGGLELLPAAAYGTQWLQVQDDNGKFLAKLPQGDAVSEIYTLDRDKWWRLINPDWIDPAKQAEKPKEEGGKPNDQIGPDATTRRIKLAMDFANAIENTFHQRTYAHYGSDPRQPAWNDLVWRVVDGDPVIAGDPLTWTLMPGHKGDNGEGTLRVKGDGGEVLKLKLQPPMTPSDGTVPVERSAAKVRAKVKCVQTGYDHQGSYGDANASAATLYGIVRIAADFDSAWWAEKY
- a CDS encoding type VI secretion system Vgr family protein, whose protein sequence is MGEALQFHRLVGREALSQANAFDVELLGNSNTIDAKALLGKAATVSMQTGHGGTRHLAGIVTRFGLAREDARHAFYAMRLRPWFWLATKRHDYRIFQDRGVPEIVAEVLERYGHPFEQKLSRNYRNWTYCVQYGESDFDFVSRLCEHEGIYYYVRHEATQHVLVFADDIANSHSPLPGGETVRYHPHEQSGMTGGEEPAERIYAWETGEELRSGRYGSDDYDFEKPKADLKSRRQMPPGHDHDDHEVFEWPGHYLLNSDGDAYAQTRNEELLSARNQAHGRSNLRSLAPGHTLRLAGHPCEAQNRQYLLLGVAYHLQENLRATEGTGDTSGGSIQRFAFDAQPTSMAWRAPRTTPKPRTGGPQTAVVVGPAGHEIWTDQHGRIKVRFRWDRLGRADENASCWLRVSHGWAGGHFGTAALPRIGQEVVVDFLDGDPDHPIVVGRFHNADAMPAWQLPRETHLTSMRSRELGGSLRGNHLVLDDSAGKVQAQLKSDHQCSSLSLGHIGRIEDTAGRKDDRGQGFELRTDGHGVLRAAQGLLVSTEPRPNARAHVTDMGETVARLTQARELHEGMCRMALDAGAHQSGDQDEVAKALKQQNDAIRGANDGGNGGAPGREFPEFSQPHLTLASPSGIQTTAQGSSHFMSAGHNALTSGGHTSIAAAKSFLVSARNAVRLFAYKAGMKLVAAQADIDVVALKNGINILAKLNIRQEANRITITAVEEVVINGGSSYTCWNASGIVHGTRGLWREHAARHSNMGPDSRTPEKMNHDVQTRFDQEVLFHHIDEENTLAARQVFELLRNGEPGGQEGDEITNTAGTTQQQRSDGPEVYKIKWRGRAE
- a CDS encoding D-2-hydroxyacid dehydrogenase codes for the protein MTDTAPLRILMSAQAAAQTAPGLAAALGRRTHVMVQPGDDADLAFLSRDVTGLSTKHELLPHTQAFHDALRRAPSLRWVHAHSAGADRPVYGELRARGVEITTSSGANAGVVVQTALAGVLMLARQFPQLLAAQRAHAWSPLIGSGLPRDLAGQTAVIVGWGPIGQGLGTLLAALGLRIVSVRGSEAPAAAPAHRSVSYEQLHTVLPQADWLLLACPLSERTRGLVDAKALATMPAGARVVNVARGEVVDEPALIDALRGGALAGAYLDVFAHEPLSAASPLWELPNVIVTPHTAGHSDGNETRVAGMFLDNLGRWVRNEPLLNRVA